A stretch of the Nicotiana tabacum cultivar K326 chromosome 6, ASM71507v2, whole genome shotgun sequence genome encodes the following:
- the LOC107777689 gene encoding uncharacterized protein LOC107777689: MERATEFCLLTEKSILPSPKIYINVKWHRLPKGWFKLNIDASFHKNIQICGLCGVIRNANGHWIVGYTKSAHARGSLHAEIKALLDGLKTSLNWGLFPLQIETDSTEVVNASTEAGNHPARVQARE; encoded by the exons ATGGAAAGGGCTACTGAATTTTGTCTCCTAACTGAAAAGAGTATTCTTCCTTCTCCAAAAATTTATATCAATGTTAAATGGCATAGACTCCCTAAGGGATGGTTCAAATTAAATATTGATGCAAGTTTccacaaaaatatacaaatttgtGGCCTGTGTGGAGTAATCAGAAATGCTAATGGCCACTGGATAGTTGGCTATACAAAATCAGCTCATGCACGTGGATCACTGCATGCTGAGATCAAAGCTCTACTAGATGGACTTAAAACATCCCTTAATTGGGGGTTGTTCCCTCTACAAATTGAAACAGATTCGACGGAG GTTGTTAATGCTTCAACAGAAGCAGGTAATCATCCAGCACGAGTTCAGGCAAGGGAATAA